One Acidimicrobiales bacterium genomic region harbors:
- a CDS encoding acetyl-CoA carboxylase biotin carboxylase subunit — protein sequence MSITKVLIANRGEIAVRVIRTCRELGIATVAVYSELDRDALHVRLADEAYALGGTTAAESYLNTEAIVDIIERSGADGVHPGYGFFSENVDFARAMIASGTCTWIGPPPEAIEVMGDKISSREAAEAAGVAGVPGDNTVLSDPAEVIAFGESNGWPLAIKAAYGGGGRGMRVVRSADEAAGALESAQSEALKGFGRSECYIERYLTWPRHVEMQIIADTHGNTVWVGERDCSAQRRHQKLVEESPAPLFPDEVRQAMGTAAVKVAEACGYVNAGTVEFLYQDGEFFFLEMNTRLQVEHPVTEMISGIDLVAEQIKVASGEALSFTQDDVNAARRGHSIEVRINAEDPAGGKFLPSPGTIDRLELPSGPFVRWDGGYEQGDEVSQYYDNLIGKLVVWGRDREEARLRMLRALDELVVEGIKTTAPAHQAILSHDDFAAGEHSTKWVEERLDLSEVGVEAPATAPAGDDDEPRVRRDVDVEVNGKRFSVSLWVPEAAPVVAGAAGAQRARPKPAADSGGGVAGAGQVTVPMQGTIVNVLVSVGDTVEVGQALCVLEAMKMENQINAETAGTVAEIKVEPGQAVGTGDVVLVIE from the coding sequence ATGTCGATCACCAAGGTCCTCATCGCCAACCGGGGCGAGATCGCCGTCCGGGTCATCCGCACCTGCCGAGAGCTCGGCATCGCCACCGTGGCGGTGTACTCGGAGCTCGATCGGGACGCGCTCCACGTGCGCCTCGCCGACGAGGCCTACGCCCTCGGCGGCACCACGGCGGCCGAGAGCTACCTCAACACCGAGGCCATCGTCGACATCATCGAGCGCAGCGGCGCCGACGGCGTGCACCCCGGCTACGGGTTCTTCTCCGAGAACGTCGACTTCGCCAGGGCGATGATCGCCTCGGGCACCTGCACCTGGATCGGGCCCCCGCCCGAGGCCATCGAGGTCATGGGCGACAAGATCTCCTCCCGCGAGGCAGCCGAAGCCGCCGGTGTGGCCGGTGTCCCCGGCGACAACACCGTGCTCTCCGACCCCGCCGAGGTCATCGCCTTCGGTGAGTCCAATGGCTGGCCGTTGGCCATCAAGGCCGCCTACGGCGGCGGCGGGCGCGGCATGCGGGTGGTCCGCAGCGCCGACGAGGCCGCCGGGGCCCTCGAGTCGGCCCAGAGCGAGGCCCTCAAGGGCTTCGGCCGCTCCGAGTGCTACATCGAGCGCTACCTCACCTGGCCCCGCCACGTCGAGATGCAGATCATCGCCGACACCCACGGCAACACCGTGTGGGTGGGCGAGCGCGACTGCTCGGCGCAGCGCCGCCACCAGAAGCTGGTGGAGGAGAGCCCCGCTCCCCTGTTCCCCGACGAGGTCCGCCAGGCCATGGGCACCGCCGCGGTGAAGGTCGCCGAGGCGTGCGGCTACGTCAACGCCGGCACCGTCGAGTTCCTCTACCAGGACGGCGAGTTCTTCTTCCTCGAGATGAACACCCGCCTCCAGGTCGAGCACCCCGTCACCGAGATGATCTCCGGCATCGACCTCGTGGCCGAGCAGATCAAGGTCGCCTCCGGCGAGGCGCTGTCGTTCACCCAGGACGACGTCAACGCCGCCCGTCGCGGTCACTCCATCGAGGTCCGGATCAACGCCGAGGACCCCGCCGGCGGGAAGTTCCTGCCGTCGCCGGGGACCATCGACCGCCTCGAGCTGCCCTCCGGGCCGTTCGTGCGCTGGGACGGCGGCTACGAGCAGGGCGACGAGGTCAGCCAGTACTACGACAACCTGATCGGCAAGCTCGTCGTGTGGGGACGCGACCGCGAGGAGGCCCGTCTGCGCATGCTCCGGGCGCTCGACGAGCTCGTGGTCGAGGGCATCAAGACCACCGCCCCCGCCCACCAGGCCATCTTGTCGCACGACGACTTCGCCGCCGGCGAGCACTCCACCAAGTGGGTCGAGGAGCGCCTCGACCTCTCCGAGGTGGGCGTCGAGGCACCGGCCACCGCCCCGGCGGGCGACGACGACGAGCCGCGGGTCCGCCGCGACGTCGACGTCGAGGTCAACGGCAAGCGCTTCAGCGTGTCACTGTGGGTCCCCGAGGCGGCGCCCGTCGTCGCCGGTGCCGCCGGCGCCCAGCGGGCCCGACCCAAGCCCGCCGCCGACAGCGGTGGGGGCGTGGCCGGCGCCGGCCAGGTCACCGTGCCGATGCAGGGCACGATCGTGAACGTGCTCGTGTCGGTTGGCGACACCGTCGAGGTCGGCCAGGCCCTCTGCGTCCTCGAGGCCATGAAGATGGAGAACCAGATCAACGCCGAGACCGCCGGCACGGTGGCCGAGATCAAGGTCGAGCCCGGCCAGGCGGTGGGCACGGGCGACGTGGTCCTCGTCATCGAGTGA
- a CDS encoding acyltransferase, with amino-acid sequence MTASAVADGRRVDAFGHVPALEGIRGLAVVLVMAHHYLVGHRGLWVGVDVFFVLSGFLITTGLLGRWSAGRPPRLGRFYAARARRILPMMLVVVVAYVGVVYDRLGIGAAFPLDQILAIPYENVRSAIDGPVNPQMGHLWTIAAEVQFYLVWPLVLLGLLRLRVTSAGLFLGLVMVAVAGAGLRLGLSLQGATWFSLYFSPATRFDGFFLGGAVGVLATHGTLRTSASMAQALRLLSPLAVAAIAWFATVGDVTADLAYRGGLLLATVAAAVLVAAGVAGALGPLRIVVETQPLRLLGRISYSLYLWHLPMLAAVALWVPGKGWDRITAAAVASVLVSSATYLWVERPFLGAAKLPAPAEPEESSVPEAERPPP; translated from the coding sequence GTGACGGCCAGCGCCGTGGCCGACGGCCGAAGGGTCGACGCCTTCGGCCACGTCCCCGCCCTCGAGGGGATCCGCGGCCTGGCGGTGGTCCTCGTCATGGCCCACCACTACCTGGTCGGTCATCGGGGGCTGTGGGTCGGGGTCGACGTCTTCTTCGTGCTGAGCGGGTTCCTGATCACCACGGGCCTGCTCGGCCGCTGGTCGGCGGGCCGCCCGCCGCGCCTGGGGCGGTTCTACGCCGCCCGCGCCCGGCGGATCCTGCCCATGATGCTGGTGGTGGTCGTCGCCTACGTGGGGGTGGTATACGACCGGCTGGGGATCGGCGCGGCGTTCCCGCTCGATCAGATCCTGGCGATCCCCTACGAGAACGTCCGCAGCGCGATCGACGGCCCCGTCAACCCCCAGATGGGCCACCTCTGGACCATCGCCGCCGAGGTCCAGTTCTACCTCGTGTGGCCGCTCGTGCTGCTCGGCCTGCTCCGCCTGCGGGTCACCTCGGCGGGCCTCTTCTTGGGGCTGGTCATGGTGGCGGTGGCGGGCGCCGGGCTCCGCCTGGGCCTCTCGCTCCAGGGGGCCACCTGGTTCAGCCTGTACTTCTCCCCCGCCACCCGCTTCGACGGGTTCTTCCTCGGCGGCGCCGTGGGGGTGCTCGCCACCCACGGCACCCTGCGGACCTCGGCGTCGATGGCACAGGCGCTGCGGCTGCTGTCGCCGCTGGCGGTGGCCGCCATCGCCTGGTTCGCGACGGTGGGCGACGTCACCGCCGACCTCGCGTACCGGGGCGGGCTCCTCCTCGCCACCGTCGCCGCCGCCGTGCTCGTCGCCGCCGGCGTCGCCGGTGCCCTCGGACCGCTGCGGATCGTGGTGGAGACCCAGCCGCTGCGCCTCCTGGGCCGCATCTCGTACTCGCTGTACCTGTGGCACCTGCCGATGCTCGCCGCGGTGGCCCTCTGGGTCCCGGGCAAGGGGTGGGATCGCATCACCGCCGCGGCGGTCGCCTCCGTCCTGGTCTCGAGCGCGACCTACCTCTGGGTCGAGCGCCCCTTCCTCGGCGCCGCCAAGCTCCCGGCACCCGCCGAGCCGGAGGAGTCGAGCGTGCCGGAGGCCGAGCGCCCCCCTCCCTGA
- a CDS encoding FAD-dependent oxidoreductase, whose translation MAMHFVIIGGGPAGHMAATHAARLGAQVTLVERDIVGGAAHLWDCIPSKAMIATGGAMSLTRRARGMGLEAMDASLDFEALRTRNAEIEDRLNRSVCTLLASQGVEILRGTGRLKGPHEVVVETADGIAELTADAVLLCTGSRPRIPDWAAVDGERILITRDAYPPPELPEHLVVVGSGVTGVEFVHMFSSFGCKVTLIVSRHHVLPAKDPEVAAALEEDFLGRGVVLLKGARAEGIDRDGDTVTVRCDDGRRAVGSHALIAIGSIPNSEGLGLEDAGVETEWGYVPINHHGQSNVPHIYAAGDLSGKLPLSSVASMQGRKVAEHVMGLHTREHRHLDYDKAASAIFTEPEIADVGLAEADAFAEGRKIRVTKVPFSASAKALIEGDARGFVKILSDPATGVVLGGSIVGRNAAELISVLALAVTAGLRVSDIAESLLVHPALAEALSEAAD comes from the coding sequence ATGGCGATGCACTTCGTGATCATCGGTGGAGGGCCGGCCGGCCACATGGCCGCCACCCACGCCGCCCGGCTCGGCGCCCAGGTGACGCTGGTCGAGCGCGACATCGTCGGCGGTGCCGCCCACCTCTGGGACTGCATCCCGTCCAAGGCCATGATCGCCACCGGGGGCGCCATGTCGCTGACCCGTCGGGCCCGGGGGATGGGCCTCGAGGCCATGGACGCCAGCCTCGACTTCGAGGCCCTGCGCACCCGCAACGCCGAGATCGAGGACCGCCTCAACCGCTCGGTCTGCACGCTCCTCGCCAGCCAGGGGGTGGAGATCCTGCGGGGCACCGGCCGCCTCAAGGGGCCTCACGAGGTGGTGGTGGAGACCGCCGACGGCATCGCTGAGCTCACCGCCGACGCCGTGCTGCTCTGCACCGGCAGCCGCCCTCGGATCCCCGACTGGGCGGCCGTCGACGGCGAGCGCATCCTCATCACCCGCGACGCCTACCCGCCGCCCGAGCTGCCCGAGCACCTCGTCGTCGTCGGCTCCGGCGTCACCGGCGTGGAGTTCGTGCACATGTTCTCGTCGTTCGGGTGCAAGGTCACCCTGATCGTCAGCCGCCACCACGTGCTGCCGGCGAAGGACCCCGAGGTGGCGGCGGCGCTGGAGGAAGACTTCCTCGGACGCGGCGTGGTGCTGCTCAAGGGGGCGCGCGCCGAGGGCATCGACCGCGACGGCGACACCGTCACCGTGCGCTGCGACGACGGCCGCCGGGCGGTGGGCTCCCACGCCCTCATCGCCATCGGATCGATCCCCAACTCCGAGGGCCTCGGCCTCGAGGACGCCGGGGTGGAGACCGAGTGGGGCTACGTCCCGATCAACCACCACGGCCAGTCCAACGTCCCGCACATCTACGCCGCCGGCGACCTCTCCGGGAAGCTGCCGCTGTCGTCGGTGGCCTCCATGCAGGGCCGCAAGGTGGCCGAGCACGTCATGGGCCTCCACACCCGCGAGCACCGCCACCTCGACTACGACAAGGCGGCCTCGGCCATCTTCACCGAGCCCGAGATCGCCGACGTCGGCCTCGCCGAGGCCGACGCCTTCGCCGAGGGCCGCAAGATCCGGGTCACCAAGGTGCCGTTCTCGGCCTCGGCCAAGGCGCTCATCGAGGGCGACGCCCGGGGTTTCGTGAAGATCCTCTCCGACCCCGCCACCGGGGTGGTCCTCGGGGGCTCGATCGTCGGCCGCAACGCCGCCGAGCTGATCTCGGTGCTGGCCCTGGCGGTCACCGCCGGCCTGCGGGTCAGCGACATCGCCGAGAGCCTCCTCGTGCACCCCGCCCTCGCCGAGGCCCTCTCCGAGGCGGCCGACTGA
- a CDS encoding sigma-70 family RNA polymerase sigma factor, which produces MAITDLDPRFLVESCKRGDDDAFAEIVRRHHDSLFGHAVRRLGEVHAAEDAVQETFVRAYRAMPTFEGDFRLQAWLHRILTNVCYDEGRRRQREADLVERVAGDPVDLTDGPPADEGVDRLSDTPRQVIDALATLPASYRQALTLRYVDELSFSQVAIVTGTSEGNARVRVHRGRAALRKAMGAALGALALLFPILRRSEKVALAEPSNRVAEVTVAATQAAPAISRVAETSSIFADKGHSIAAIVAVTAGLIVPAAAPTAVQRFNDYREGPTSDQVTSDATGDGAVPAAGAKSNVGAKTAAVGAFTVEEVVADGAEDEVVVSGSSAEPSAEESPPPTESPVVAPAPRLGAALEATDLSAVGDETMHLSGGMRMSVGDDEAVGSLWGSLTFSDGGANDEGSATTAGETSGTSETGETGETGETGDGTESDTSSSASTTTTTTTTPEGDESTSASTDDEAAADPGTTSPTIVVGELFLSIEGAQTFRVVIDGTLERLDDGTSATAGTYTVYDECGVELVSHDFSGSMRIEAAPVASSLHLDFTEFAADDTTLRAPASC; this is translated from the coding sequence ATGGCGATCACTGATCTCGACCCTCGCTTCCTGGTGGAGTCATGCAAGCGCGGCGACGACGATGCCTTCGCCGAGATCGTCCGGCGCCACCACGACTCCCTCTTCGGCCACGCCGTCCGCCGCCTCGGCGAGGTCCACGCCGCCGAGGATGCCGTCCAGGAGACCTTCGTGCGGGCCTACCGGGCCATGCCCACCTTCGAGGGCGACTTCCGCCTCCAGGCCTGGCTCCATCGCATCCTCACCAACGTCTGCTACGACGAGGGCCGCCGCCGCCAGCGCGAGGCCGACCTCGTCGAGCGGGTGGCCGGCGACCCGGTCGACCTGACCGACGGCCCGCCCGCCGACGAGGGCGTCGACCGCCTCTCCGACACCCCCCGCCAGGTCATCGACGCCCTGGCCACCCTCCCCGCGTCCTACCGCCAGGCGCTCACCCTCCGCTACGTCGACGAGCTGTCGTTCTCGCAGGTGGCGATCGTCACCGGCACCAGCGAGGGCAACGCCCGGGTCCGCGTCCACCGGGGCCGAGCCGCGCTGCGCAAGGCCATGGGCGCTGCGCTCGGCGCGCTGGCGCTGCTCTTCCCCATCCTGCGTCGTAGCGAGAAGGTCGCCCTCGCCGAGCCGTCCAACCGGGTGGCCGAGGTCACCGTGGCCGCCACCCAGGCGGCGCCCGCCATCAGCCGGGTGGCCGAGACGAGCTCGATCTTCGCCGACAAGGGCCACTCCATCGCCGCCATCGTCGCCGTCACCGCCGGCCTCATCGTCCCCGCCGCCGCCCCCACAGCCGTCCAGCGCTTCAACGACTACCGCGAGGGTCCCACCAGCGACCAGGTCACGTCCGACGCCACCGGCGATGGTGCGGTCCCTGCCGCAGGCGCCAAGAGCAACGTCGGAGCCAAGACTGCGGCCGTCGGTGCCTTCACCGTCGAGGAGGTCGTTGCCGACGGCGCCGAGGACGAGGTGGTGGTGTCCGGGTCGAGCGCGGAGCCGTCGGCCGAGGAGTCGCCGCCTCCCACCGAGTCGCCGGTCGTCGCGCCCGCGCCCCGCCTCGGCGCCGCCCTCGAGGCCACCGACCTCAGCGCCGTCGGCGACGAGACCATGCACCTCTCCGGTGGCATGCGCATGTCGGTGGGCGACGACGAGGCCGTCGGGAGCCTGTGGGGGAGCCTGACCTTCAGCGACGGCGGAGCCAACGACGAGGGGTCCGCCACCACCGCCGGCGAGACCAGCGGGACCAGCGAGACTGGCGAGACCGGCGAGACCGGCGAGACCGGCGACGGGACGGAGAGCGACACGTCGTCGAGCGCGTCCACCACCACCACCACCACCACCACGCCCGAGGGCGACGAGAGCACCTCGGCGAGCACCGACGACGAGGCGGCTGCCGATCCCGGCACCACGTCGCCCACGATCGTGGTCGGCGAGCTGTTCCTGAGCATCGAGGGCGCCCAGACCTTCCGGGTCGTGATCGACGGCACGCTCGAGCGCCTCGACGACGGCACCTCGGCGACCGCCGGCACCTACACCGTCTACGACGAGTGCGGCGTCGAGCTCGTCAGCCACGACTTCTCGGGTTCCATGCGCATCGAGGCCGCCCCGGTGGCGTCCTCCCTGCACCTCGACTTCACCGAGTTCGCCGCTGACGACACCACCCTCCGCGCCCCCGCCTCCTGTTGA